The genomic interval CGAATACCTGCGTCCCACAGCAGCCATAAGGGGGCGTTTTCCCCTGTCTCTGTCCCCTCCGCAACCCACGACAGTGATGAGTCTCTGAGCACAGAAAGGTTTCAGACACGCAAGCACGTTCTCAAGCGCGTCAGGGGTATGGGCGTAGTCCACAAAAACATCTATTCCCAGGCTGCTCTCAATTTTCTCGAGCCTTCCAGGGATGCGCCTGAGTTCACTCAGCGCTCTCCCGGTTGTCCCTGGGGACGAACCGAGAGAGAGGAGCGTTCCGGCTGCCGCCATCATGTTATAGAGGTTGTGTTTCCCCATGAGTTTTGAATCAAGTTCCACCTTGCCCCACGGGGTGGCCAGCGTGGCCTTTATACCTCCAGAATCAAGCGTGAAATTCTCCGCGAATACGACTGAGTCTTTTTTTTTCGTGGAAAACGTTATTTTCTGACTTTTTTTCGAGGCGGATATCCTGTTTGCGAAAGGGTCATCCGCGTTTATTACCGAAAACACCTCTTTTTTTGCGCTTTTTTCGAGAATTTCCGAGAAAAGCCTTTCTTTCGCCCTGAAGTAATCTTCAAGCGTCTTGTGGTAGTCCAGGTGATCCTGGGTGAGGTTCGTGAATATCGCCGCGTCGAAGTGACATCCGTCAACTCTTTTTAGATCAAGGGCGTGCGAGGACACTTCGACCGTGACGTTTGTCACTCCTGCGTCTTTCATTTCACGCAACATGCCCATAAAAGCTATGGGATCAGGTGTTGTAAGGGATGCAGGTTCGGTCTTACCCCTGTATCTGTTTTCTATTGTTCCCAAGAGACCCGTGTTTACCCCATCGGCTTTCCAGCCGGTTTCTATCATGTGAGACACAGTGGTTTTCCCGTTTGTCCCCGTCACCCCAACGACCTTCATTGCAAGGGAAGGGTGATCATGGAAATTGGAGGCGACGATGGATGCCGCAGCCCTAGAGTCGCTCGTTTTCGCAAAGGGAACTCCGAGGTCCGGAATTTCCGCTGAAATCTCCTCAAGCAGAAGCGCCACCGCTCCCTTTTCTACCGCGGAGGCGACGTAATTGTGCCCGTCGGTGACTTTGCCCCTGATGGCAATAAAAAGAGACCCCGGTTCCACGTTCTGCGAGTTGAGAGTTATTCCCGTAATTTCCGTATCTCCCGGATTCTTGGATCCAGTTATAGTTTCGATTCCCGCGTTTCTCAGAACATCCGCTAATCTCATATGTTCTGCTTGAGGGTGAAAGTGCAGTCCGTTCCCCTTCTTATCTTTTTCCCTGAAGGTGGATGCTGGCTGACCACGTAGCCGTTTCCTATGAACCTGACCGACACTTCCTCTTTTTCCGCCCACTTCATGACGGCTCTTGCGCTTTTGTTCACCATGTCCGGCATGACCATTTTTTCGAGCTTTTCCTTATCTGGAGGTATTTGCATGTAGAACAGGACTTTTTCAGTTATGGACTTGAAAATGGGCGCTGCGACTACCCCTCCGTAGTTATGTTTTCTGGGGTTCTCGACGATTACGACGAGGGCAAGACGTGGGTCATCAGCAGGGGCGAAACCGATAAATGACGAAAGATATCTGTTTTCGTAGTAAGTGCCGGTCCGCGGATTAGGCATTTGCGCCGTGCCTGTTTTTCCCGCGACTCTGTAGCCGGGAATGCTGGCGTTTTTGCCCGTGCCGTTTTCCACTACTTGTTCAAGGATTCTGGTGACCTTAGAAGCCGTATCGTAGGAGATGACTCTTTTTACAGATTCCGGGCTTCTTTCCATGAGAACCTTGCCCTCGGGTGAGACTATCTTCTTCACGATATAAGGCTTCATCAGATATCCGCCGTTTCCGATACTCGAAAGCGCGGTTGCCAGCTGGATTGCCGTTACCGATATTCCCTGTCCGAACGATATTGTTGCCAGTTCTATATCTCCCCAGTCCCTTAGGCTCTGTATTCTCCCTGTGGCTTCCCCGGGAAGGTCTACTCCAACCGTTTCTCCGAAACCGAAATTCCTGAGCGAATCGTGAAGTTTTTTCTTTCCTAAGGTCTCCCCCATTTTCCAGGCGCATATGTTGCTTGAATACGTGATGGTCTCGGAAACCGTCAGGATTCCGTGGCCGTGCACGTCTTTTATTATTTTCGGGCCGATTCTCTTCTTTCCGTTTTCACAGTCATACTCGGTATTCTCATCCCCCATTTTTTCTTCAAGAAGAGTCGCCGCCAAAAATACCTTCAGCGTGGAACCGGGCTCGAAGGACATCCACACGGGGAGATTCTTTCTCGTTTCCTGAGAAAACTCGCCGAAGCGGTTAGGATTAAAAAACGGATAGGAGGCCATGGAGAGTATCTCACCAGTTTGAGGATTCATCAGGAGGGCGGCTCCCCTATCCGCTTTCATTTCCTTTATGCCTTTCTCGAGCGCAGTTTCCGTCATGTGCTGTATATTGGAATCCACGGTAAGCAGCACATCGCTTCCCTTCGTAGACTGTTCTTTCGCATTCAGCAGGACATCGGATATCCTATTTCCCCTGCCGTCGGTTCTGATCCTCACCGTGGCTGGTTTGCCGGCAAGCATTTTTTCAAAGCCGTATTCAAGCCCCTCCACTCCCTTAAGATCTATGTTGGTGAATCCGATCGCCTGCCCGAGCAGAGAACCGTTGGGGTAAATCCTTTTCGGTTCCTCGGCGAAACCGACCCCCGAAAGACCCATGGCCTCTATCTTTTTTGCTGTCCTGGGGTCCTCTCCCCTTTTGATCCATACAAAGGGCTTGTCAGAACGTGTAAGACTGATCAGTTTGTTGCGGGACAGACCCAGCGGTTTCGATATTGTCCGTGCAAGCTTGTCCGAGTTTTTTACTTCCTTGGGATTCAGATAGATCGAAGTTGCCCAGACGCTTGTGGCCAGAGGTTTTTTATTCCGGTCAAACAAGGTTCCCCGTACCGGAGGCATCCTGTAAACCCTGCTGTGCTGTTTTTTAGCCCCGGCGGAAAACTTCTCACTTTGGAGCACCTGGAGTTCAAAGGATCTGTATCCCAGAAGCACAAATAGACCTGTAATAAAAACTGAGGCAATATAAAACTTCCGTTTTTGTTTTTCAGAATCCCTCATCCTGTTCTTCCTGTGCAACTATTACCTCTTCGACGAAAACGACATCTTTGTAACTGGCGAACCTGAATCCTTTTTTATCCGCCACTGGTTTGAGATGTTCAAGAGATTTGAGTTTTAAAATTCCGTGGTGAAGCATCACGGTTTCCTTTAAAAGGGCCCTTTCGACTTCTCGGTTTTTCGAAATCTCGTAACCGGTCCTTGTGTGTTCTACCTTGATTCGCAGAAAGCAAAGCGCAATTATCAAAGCGATACAGGAAATGATTAATGTACGAGGAAACAATCCCTTCTCTCTTTTTTTCCTCCCGGCAAACTTTCTTCTCATCTGCGACTATACCCCCTCTGCAACCCTCATTTTTGAACTTCTCGCCTTGGGATTCTCCTCCACTTCCCTTCTTCCGGGCCTTACGACCGAGCGGGTCACCCTTCTTACCTGCTGAAATTTTCCGCATGCGCATACGGGAAGATCCGGAGGACAAGCACACAGGGAGTCGAGTTTCCTGAACATGTTCTTAACTATTCTGTCTTCAAGCGAGTGAAAGGAGATGATCACTAGTCTCGCTCCTGTATTGAGTATCTTTACAGCTTCTTCAATGAAGATCGCCAGATTGTCGAGTTCGTTGTTAATCGAGATCCGAAGCGCCTGAAAAGTCTTGGTCGCGGGATGCGTTTTTTTCGGATGAAACTTTTTGGGAATTGAG from Candidatus Dadabacteria bacterium carries:
- a CDS encoding penicillin-binding transpeptidase domain-containing protein, whose translation is MPPVRGTLFDRNKKPLATSVWATSIYLNPKEVKNSDKLARTISKPLGLSRNKLISLTRSDKPFVWIKRGEDPRTAKKIEAMGLSGVGFAEEPKRIYPNGSLLGQAIGFTNIDLKGVEGLEYGFEKMLAGKPATVRIRTDGRGNRISDVLLNAKEQSTKGSDVLLTVDSNIQHMTETALEKGIKEMKADRGAALLMNPQTGEILSMASYPFFNPNRFGEFSQETRKNLPVWMSFEPGSTLKVFLAATLLEEKMGDENTEYDCENGKKRIGPKIIKDVHGHGILTVSETITYSSNICAWKMGETLGKKKLHDSLRNFGFGETVGVDLPGEATGRIQSLRDWGDIELATISFGQGISVTAIQLATALSSIGNGGYLMKPYIVKKIVSPEGKVLMERSPESVKRVISYDTASKVTRILEQVVENGTGKNASIPGYRVAGKTGTAQMPNPRTGTYYENRYLSSFIGFAPADDPRLALVVIVENPRKHNYGGVVAAPIFKSITEKVLFYMQIPPDKEKLEKMVMPDMVNKSARAVMKWAEKEEVSVRFIGNGYVVSQHPPSGKKIRRGTDCTFTLKQNI
- a CDS encoding UDP-N-acetylmuramoyl-L-alanyl-D-glutamate--2,6-diaminopimelate ligase; amino-acid sequence: MRLADVLRNAGIETITGSKNPGDTEITGITLNSQNVEPGSLFIAIRGKVTDGHNYVASAVEKGAVALLLEEISAEIPDLGVPFAKTSDSRAAASIVASNFHDHPSLAMKVVGVTGTNGKTTVSHMIETGWKADGVNTGLLGTIENRYRGKTEPASLTTPDPIAFMGMLREMKDAGVTNVTVEVSSHALDLKRVDGCHFDAAIFTNLTQDHLDYHKTLEDYFRAKERLFSEILEKSAKKEVFSVINADDPFANRISASKKSQKITFSTKKKDSVVFAENFTLDSGGIKATLATPWGKVELDSKLMGKHNLYNMMAAAGTLLSLGSSPGTTGRALSELRRIPGRLEKIESSLGIDVFVDYAHTPDALENVLACLKPFCAQRLITVVGCGGDRDRGKRPLMAAVGRRYSDMLIVTSDNPRTEDPERIIEDMTEGVDPQDPGVVVITEREEAIKNAVDKAVPGDTVLIAGKGHENYQIIGTEKIHFDDREIAEKHLEARERREL